cagcagcagagaaggaaTCCCTGCCATTCAGAGAACACAAAAGtcactaaaatgtaaaatgtatggAAAGTGTACTGTATTAGAAATAAATCTCCACAAATTACCCAGTTTCCCACATTTACAAGCTGTACTGATGTTTAACAGGTATAATGTTCACCAGCTTCACTTAGCATGTTTGCACTGCTATCATCCACTAATCAGAATTCAACACAAAGCAGATATTTCCTTAGAAACTGAGGTactgaacaaatgaatgaatgaatgaatgaaggatACTGTAGTGCTTATAGTGCCTGCATTAAGATTCCACTGCAGCTGGCTTGTGTAACATCAGCAATAAAGAGCACCTTTACCCAGTCAAACTCATGAAAAAGTCCAAGAGATGTTGAATGAGACTGAAGAATTTTCCGAAAAAGGTGTTGTTAAAGGAGGGAGGCTCTTTGGGCTGGGTGTCTTTAGTTTTACGCATGGGAGAATAATAAGGATGGTTACATAACATCAGGAGGGTACAGGTGAGAGGGTTCTCACTGCAGTCCCCCTCCACTTCATctgcagagggaaggagaggagaggagacatgAAGTGGaaggatgggggaggaggaggaggagaaggaagatagaagaggatgagaggagatgaaagcgaaaggagaggagaaggaagaaaaactagagatgagaagagagaatgaggaaagaggaaaggaaaggagaaggagatgaggggaagtggaaggaagaaagagaggtcaagatgagaggaggaaaatatGGCAGGATCAGGGAAAAGAAACAGGACAGTAAGAGGAATGGAGAGGAGGACAAGAAAGGAGGtcaaaagaagagaggagaaatgaggcaaggagaggaaagggaggaaacaatgaaaggaaagcagcagaaaaaagaggaggggaaatgaaagaagagtAAGAGGGAAAAAGAGTGGAGAAGAGCAAAGAAAGTGGGAAAAGGAGAGGTGGAAGAAAGGAGATGGGGGGTGAAAAAATGatggaagagaggaaaagaaaaagaggaatttAAGATGAAGTAACTGCAAAGAGTACAAAGGATGAAAGGAAAGCAAGTAAGAAGCAGGGGAACGAgagatgtgaaaagaaaaggagcagaCAACAGAAGATACAGCCATCAACTCTCATAATAAACAGACCTTTTCAACAGGGTGTAAACTTCAACAAGCACCATATACCACAACTGCTGACCAGCACGAGTGTCAGGCTTCAAATAAGTGCTGATGCCGATGGCACGCGACAGCCAAAACAGGATGTTTATCATCAACTGTCAGTTCATCTTCAGTGGCATGTGACCAGACCGTTTTCACCTGGCAGACAGCAATCACACTGAGAGATCATCTGTCCTGTCAGAGACGCAGGCCTATGTTTAGGACGGCGGCTTCATGCTATCTGTGGCAGCGATTACTGCCCGTTTACTGTCACGATGATTTTGGCAATCCATCCTCAAGAAAGAAGAGAATTTGAGGTTTGTACATGGGTGGGATATCCTTCTCATGTGCAATTGGTTTCATTTCAACTCCATGTTGACTGATTGCACttatatttttgttcaaaaCAGTTAACAATAATGGTCTGTTTTTGTACCATCAAAACCACTTTCATACCTGCCCACTAAATATTGCCAGACTATTTCAACCAAGTCAGCATTGGTGATGTTGGTACAATCTGGACATTTAatgagtttattttgtttattcattacaGTGATAAAGTTAAGAGAGCTTGTAGCTAACTCACCGTTCATACACATCTTGCAGCTGAAACAGTATTAAGAGAGAGGGCTCAACCAAAGACAAGTTGGTTAGCCTGCCAACTTTTGGAAATATGTGTGGGCCAGTTAAGCCGCACCAAACCaatccaaccatgtctttatggagctttgctttgtgcactggggcacagtcatgctggaatagaaaagggccttccccaaactgttgccacaaagttggaagcatagcattgtccaaaatgtcttggtatgctgaagcattaagatttcccttcactggaagtaaaggaAAAGCCCAAGCACTGTAAACCAGCCTCATGAAGAGGTGTTTCTGGATACTTTTATCTGTATATTTTGTATCACGGTAGTTTGTAAACCATTTATTTGTATGGGGAAAAACTCCCAATATTTCTAAAACCATGGCTGAAATCCACTATTTGAGGTTCCTCTATGTGATAATGTTCTACAGTCAAATGTTATAGAAGCCATTCATCTGTCTGCTAAGTTGCctaaaacaaattataaaatatgGCGTAAATAACATTAAGTTAAAATCTAGATAAAAGTGGAGCCAGTACTAAGTCTCAATAGAAAACCCACTGTTTTAGCTATCCACAAGCTATAAGACAGTAAAGTAACTACAAACTATCATTATCAAACTAAAATACCAATTTTTGTGTAGCTGTAGCTATTATGTATTATGTCAAAGTAACCTAAGACTTAAAAATATCACTTCAACTGGCAATTTCCTTCAGATAGCCTGTGGCTTAAACCCTTCTCAGATATGACAGTCTCTGGGACTGGTTAATGTTTTGTCAGATATTTCAGATAGTGAGGAGGATCATTTCCTGCAATTCCACTCAAAGAAAGGCTGAATACCAGCCTCAGTGACTCACTGTTGCCATATAAACCAAGCCATGATCATAAAACATTGCCTCATTTCTggtgaggaaacaggaaaaagctCCAGGACAGGTGTCCCTGCTGTAGTGTAGAGTGACGTAATAAGTGTGTAAATTCTATTTTCTTAGGCCCCTAAACAACAAAAGGCATCTTGACTGGACAAAAATACCTGTGACTTCATGGGATACTGCCGAGAAGTGGCCTGATGTTAATGTAAACCCTGAAGAAGAACATGATTGTTTTCATGAGCTGCCTCTACCTACCtatgagaatttccccactgccCGCCCAATAAAGGCCTATCCTTACCTTATCTCTGTCCTAGGAACTAAAAGCTATGCTGCCTGGTTCAGGTAAAATTTGCTTATATCGCCACCTTGTGAACATCTATaaaacagcaggagaagaaggCACAGAGGCTTGCAGTAAACCTTTTTCACAGAGAGTCAACAGCACAGGTCTAATCAATGATGTTCACTAAGGGAACTTTTAATGACCTACATAATCACACCATACAGAGTCCATTTTTGCCAAAATTGATTTTAGTGTCTGAATTTCACCAATCAATTTGAAAACGGGTAACTTTAtgttttgacttgacttgaatttGCAGATCTGAAATAAATTTGAACAGACTGAATTTTGCTGTTTGAATTTTTGGATGATTTTCAGGTTACTAAAGCCGCTAATTTAATATAAGCAGATTTAATAACCCAAACAACCTGTGAAGGACCATGAAAGACAGCTGTTTCCCTTCAGGGCATCAACATGTGGATGCTAACCCTGACTCCTTACCCACATAACTTAAAAGGGATTATTAAAGAGCTCATTTTAAACCCTTTAAAACAGGTTTTAAAGACATCTTGTAGTCATAAATGATTTAGTacttgtctctgtgtgctgtggttTATTAACCAAGTTTGTATTAGGttctattttgtgtttatttcctgttggggttgtcctgtttttgttttcttgattttgtttttgttttatatgcattttctctgtgtttacatgtccTGTGGTACCTCTGTATATTGTAACggtgcattaaaacaaaatcaaaccaaaattATGTGGCTTTAGTCACTGCATATATAGATGCCCCTGTAAGGAAATGAAATAGGAGAACACATTGCATTTTGTGTGACTCATTTCTATTAAAGCATCAATGCCTCCCTCAGGTGGACACCAAAGGTTCTGCCTCCAGCAGAAACGCACAAGGCagacttttttcctttgtgcCCAGCGTTCAAAACTTCAGATGATCCATGCAAATATTTTATGCACCTGCTCTGATTTAACCTTTACTGAACAACAGTAGAGGTTACTCGATCAGATTCTGTGGGATGGATTTCAAACTTTACCAAATGGCTGCattgaaataaatgtcagaGAAGCTGAATAAAAACCAGATACATCCTCAAATTGCAAATTCCAACAAGAAAACCCCCGTCCATCAATTCAGTCTTTGCTGTACCCTCCCTCCTTTAGGGGAACACAAATTCCACACAACATAAATCAAACAAGCCTCTACTTACTTACTCAACTCAGTTTATTTACAGAGTATTTGAAGAGCCATGTTTGCAAATGTACTGAAATTACTGACAGtactcatcttcttcttctttacatATGGGGAGCTGCTTAATCAGAGTTTGATCTCTCAATATTTTGATCTAGATGCTTCAAAAATCCAGTGAGTGACTGTGTCTCGGTTTAGGTAACTGTCAAGTCCCTCAgggaaaacaataaattaacCAGGTTTTAAGCCGTGCTCCAACTTCCaaacttgagtaaatgtagcAGTTAGAAACAGTTAGTTAATATTTCTGGGTGAAGACAGGACACAAACAAATCTAAGCAACACCGAGCCTGCGATACTCTGATAAAGAGCGAGAGACCAACCAAAAAACAAGACGGCTTAACAAAAATAGTTTTACTACAACATAACGTGACAGTCCTCCCTCACACGAGCCCTTCGAGTCGTGATCTGATGTTATCACACTGATCCCAACAGCGCAGCATCTTTAAGAGGAAAGCTTTAGGATTTTTAGAAGTGTTTTCTGCAGGTCAACAAATCCCAATCTAGAGTTTGACACAAGGTTTTAATGTGTGAAGTTCTGAGCCAATAGAAAATCTGGAATAGTAGCATGAAGACCTTTTCTGCAACCACAATGATTGAATCAGTTATATTCACTTGCATAACCATTAAAGATCAGTAtaataaaaagagcaaaaacagatGAGACCAACTCAATACAATCaatgtgaaaaacatctttgtAACTTATGataaaacctgaaaaagaaagaaaaaaaagcctaaTCTTTCCTGTTAAACACAACTTAACGCCTCAACTCTCACAAACACCCAGAAGAGAACTAGACTGAACTGTCCTGATATCAATTTGATTATGgtacatactttttttttttttacgaagttacagaactgaaaataaaatagagaaCAGGCAACATAGATAGCATGGACAGACagttaaaaagggaaaataaaaacaaaaaggggcTAAATGTCCTACAccccttaaaaaaaaagaagaaaaaaaagacattttcaacacattttagTAGTCTACTACAACATGCATGCAGTTCCTTTTCAACACAAAGAATCTGCATCACTCTACCTTTCTGAATGTGTTGgtaatggcttttttttttaaaaaaagaaaaagcatgagAAATAACCTGCTCACCCTCCCCAAACTGTCTGACTGGGTTTGAACTGAAACTTGAACAGATGTGAGAAAAACCATGGATGGAACAAACTTTACACTGAATGTTTCTGAGACTTTTGTGTGGGGAAAATTTCACACAGACGCCTAACAATCTGCTCGGAAGCATGTTGAAAGAACAGAACATGACATTAAATCAGCAGATCGTCAGCCTAAGAACAATCTTAAGATGTAAAGAATGAAGAGATAAAATTGCATCTGCAAGAGCCACAGATTAACACTAACTTTGAACGACATGCTGTGTTTCCTCTACTGGCAAATTTGGCAAGTACGCAGCAACCTTCAGGTTGTCTTCAAgttcattttacagtaaaaacattgGAGTGAACATCCATCAGTTGTCTGTGGATGAAAATGTTCCGAGACAtcctttgtcatttttatttccgTCTTACTGTTATAAATTTAGCTTGGTATGCGCTGCTGTTACAGAAAGTGTCTTTTAGAGGTTTGTGATGGGTCGAATAGGATCGTCTTTGCTGTGCGAAGAACATATTGTGAGACACTTTGCCTCTGTGCTCAGTATTAAGTGCCCTTGTGTGAATCTACTCTTGAACTACAGTAGTTACAACACTGACTTTACTCTCAGTGCTGTGAGGTGTTGGTTTGCACAGATGCATACGAGTGAAAATCCAACTAACCCTCTTATTTAATGTAAGGGCTATTCTGCAAAAACTCCTTATTCCCTATTCCCTCCTATACTCCTATTCCCTAAAGAGTTAAGAGGAGTTTCAGCATTCagaattgaatttttttttgtctgcttcctACTAGTGGGGAGAAAAGACAGCTGAACACTCTACTTGTCGAAACAACATGTCATTGTTCACAGAAGACATACAGATGTGTTGACAAATAATGCATGTGTTAAAAGAAGAACAGCTTTAATGTATAGTTTGCAAACGTACCAGTATGTGCCTACTTCAGGACAACATATTGCATGTGATTTTTAAGACTGTAGTGGGGAGGGTGTCATTCTCTGTCCATGCATTTAAATAGCAacacggaaaaaaaaaaaggttaacacacacataacgcGCCTTAGAGAGGAAAATAAGTCACCCAGAGGTCTGCAGCAGTAAATCTCGTCATTTCTTTCAAATAGATTTGGACttataatcttttttttttcttttttttgtgtccGTTAAATTCAAATGTTGACAGAATAGGAGTACATTTTGTGGATCACATTCAGACGCCTCGTATTTCTTCCTCTATACTTCAGTGTTGCCCGCGTAGAGCCTGGTCCATGCTCGGGCTGtgggggacagacagagagataaaatggTGAAGGGTGtgagtgggggtggggtgcaGGACTGTGGACAAGGAAAGAGTTGCAGTGTGTACCGAGATGCTCCCACAACAGACACCCTAAAGTAACTGAAATTCAGAAAGTTTTTAAAGGTTTTCGGAGCAACAGTTGGTTTGTTTCAGCTGGGACAGCAACTAAGtagtattttaattattaattaatatcaTTTTCTCAAAGAGCTAGTGATTTGGTATTTAAATTGCAAAGCCCAATCTGACATATTCaagttgcttgttttgttgcagCACCAGCAGTTCAGAACCCAAAGGTGTTCAATTCCCCGTTATAGAAGACTTGGAAAGCTAGaaagcatttcctgttttatcaGATTGTTGCTGCTGATTAAGAAGTAGTTCCAGATAATCTTATTTGGGGGTTTGCTATGATTTACATCATTCTAGCAtgaatatctttgagttttggacgGTTATTCAAAGTAAACAAGCAATCCGAAGCACTGGATagttaaatgacagaaaaaagtcACAGCTTCATGagcccaggaaaaaaaaaggccaagGTGAACCCGTTTACACCACCAGTACAATACCaattaaaaacatacatgtcACAATGGTTTTCTACTCAAGCTTTCGTTGCGTACATCTTGGTCCATGCTCGGGCTGGGGGAGAAACAGAGAGTTAAAATGGTGGAGGAGGATGTGAGGGCGCCTGTGGTGCAAGACTGTGGATAAAGAAAGTGTTACTGAGTGTACACAGAAGAGTTTGTTCAAACTCCCAGAACAACAGGGAGCCTGCTGAAATGTCCTGGAGttttcaaacacaaagcaagttagtcagtcagtcaacagaaaataaatcattaacaATTTTGTGGATCAATCAACAAAGTTTatgggattttgtttttaaaaatgacttaaatgattaTGTCTGTGCTTTTTAATTGTTCTAACATGATCATCTTTCGTTTTGTTACTCGTACAAAAGGAGATATGAAGTTATTACAGTGGGATCTGAGAGACACTCGCTCATTTTATGACTTTAATAACCTTAATAGGCATTTGAATGAGTCAAAGACGCATAGCACAAACCGACAAATGATCAGTTCGCTGTGTTAATGCATAATGCAGcctcaaaaaaaataaaacaattaaactgCAGCATTCATCTATCCTTTGCTGATGATCACAAAAGTCACGAAGCAACACATTTAGATAAGATTTTAGCAGGGTCTGAAATTAACACCTGCCGAGAGCCAAAGGTAGGTCGATTTTCCATGTGGTGAGTAAATCTCACGAGGCTATCTGCCATACTGGTGTGTAAACATCTGTAACCAAACCCAATCAAAGCATCAAAGCTAAAAAGTTGGCAATTTGGACGACTGAAATTAGGCTAACAATGCTCAATTTTTCGTACCGCAAATCTGGTGAATGCAGTTGATCTTAAGCACTTTAATGAGTGCTAAAAATATGAATCTAATTCTCACCTGTCTCGATGGCATTGCTTTCGTTTTTCTTCCACTGCTCTGCAACATCGTTTGCCAGGGGATCATCTGGATTGGGAGCACTTAATAACGCCTGGATCGATAGCAACACTGTACGGATCTGCAGGGCTGGAGACCACTTATCTGGAAGAAGGGAAgttcagggggaaaaaaaaaatgcaaaacaggacaaaaataaCAGCACTATGGTCAATAATGCAAAACAAGGGAAAATTCTGGGTGATACGTCATTGGTATTGCTCACAAAGACCAAGCAGTCAAAACACTCTCGTGGTGGAGACACCAAGCACCAACCAGGCAGTCAGGAATTACTGTGAGATTCACTTTTTCCTATGGCTACTTCTAAATGGAAAAACCTCTGGTTCTCATAAGTCTAATgagtcaaaacaataaaatgtgagcAAGCAATCAACTGTAAGTGCCGATCAGCGTTGCCAACTCATCTGCCATTATCTGTTCTTCTCTTGCTAAACAAACATTACACCTCAAGTTTGTTTACCTCAAAACTTGATTTAATGGTTGCAATCACATCTGCTTCCTGAGGCTTCATCCCACGACTGCTTTTTGCAAACAGGACCAGCTGCTTTTCAGCCCAAAAGGCAAGGTGCAATCCATATTAAGCTATCACAATATAAGTAATTGAATTCTATTTTTTCCTATCTAAATATCAGCTCCATAAGCTCATAGGCAGTCATTTCCCATAAACAAGATCTGCCAAAACTAGTatacttaaataaaaatgacatagATAGATGGTTGGTGAAGAAGAAAGCAATTAGAACTAAATatctgtctgtaaaaacaacatgGGAAATCCATAATAATCCGTGTCTGTGGGATATTTAGATAGTAAGAGATTTTCTTCCTCAGGTTGATCCAAAAATCACTAACAGCAGATTTAACTGTTCATGATGCTAATTTTCAAGGTCTGAAACAAAACCATTCAAGCTAAATTACACAATATGCTGCGAGTGTGGTTCCATACTGATGCTACAAAATTATTCACATGTGAAATAATTCTCGCAATTCaaactgttctgttttcttACCTTTCAAAATGTCTAAACATATTCTTCCCAGTTTGTCAACATTGGGGTGGTAGATTTTGGTCATGAATCGCACTTTGGGAGCTGCCATGGGATACTCTTCTGGAAGAAATAGTTCAAGTTTAAATGTGCCTCCTTCAAAAGGAGAGTCTTGAGGCCCTGCAATGACCACATGGAAGTAACGTGCATTCGATTCGTCAGGCGTGGCCGTGATCCCTGGAACAGGCTCTGCCATCAACCGCTGTGTCTCCTGAGTGTGGTCAAAATGAGAAACACATAACACTGTTGTTGACTTTTCTGAGTTAAAAAACAGCTgttgaaaaaaaactgtggagGTGTCAGTAGACAGCCGACTTTCAAGTGTATAATGGATGAGGACATACAATTTCACCTTGCTTAGTCACACATGCACTTTCAAACTCACCCTCatacacataaaacaacattcCACAAGCTattaataaacacaaagtaaaaggCAAATGAGGTCTGGAGCACTTGACACATAATGTACAAGGACTTACTTACTTGATGAAGtgcaaaatgaataatttaggTATTCaactaattttttttatcatagATTAATGTGCCATTTGTTTTCTCAATTATGCAACAACCAATTGGTAAAGTgttag
This Scatophagus argus isolate fScaArg1 chromosome 22, fScaArg1.pri, whole genome shotgun sequence DNA region includes the following protein-coding sequences:
- the ube2nb gene encoding ubiquitin-conjugating enzyme E2Nb isoform X1 yields the protein MAGLPRRIIKETQRLMAEPVPGITATPDESNARYFHVVIAGPQDSPFEGGTFKLELFLPEEYPMAAPKVRFMTKIYHPNVDKLGRICLDILKDKWSPALQIRTVLLSIQALLSAPNPDDPLANDVAEQWKKNESNAIETARAWTRLYAGNTEV
- the ube2nb gene encoding ubiquitin-conjugating enzyme E2Nb isoform X2, translating into MAGLPRRIIKETQRLMAEPVPGITATPDESNARYFHVVIAGPQDSPFEGGTFKLELFLPEEYPMAAPKVRFMTKIYHPNVDKLGRICLDILKDKWSPALQIRTVLLSIQALLSAPNPDDPLANDVAEQWKKNESNAIETARAWTKMYATKA